A stretch of Castanea sativa cultivar Marrone di Chiusa Pesio chromosome 2, ASM4071231v1 DNA encodes these proteins:
- the LOC142626329 gene encoding calcium-transporting ATPase 2, plasma membrane-type-like, which yields MESFYLNNFEVELKHSSEEVLQRWRKLCRIVKNRKRRFRFTANLSKRIEAQAMRRTNKEKLRVAVIVSKAAFQFIQGVQPSDYSIPEEVKAAGFGICGEELGSIVEGHNLEKLNLHGGVAGIAEKLSTSTINGLTTDSDLLNRRQEIFGINKFTESEGRSFLVFIWEALQDLTLMILGVCAFVSLLVGIVMEGWPKGAHDGLGIVASILLVVFVTATSDYRQSLQFKDLDKEQKKIAIQVTRNGYRQKMSIYDLLPGDIVHLAIGDQVPADGVFVSGFSVLIDESSLTGESEPVMVTAENPFLLSGTKVRDGSCKMMVTTVGMRTQWGKLMETLSEGGDDETPLQVKLNGVATIIGKVGLFFAIVTFAVLVQGLMSRKWQDGTYLRWSGDEALKMLEFFAVAVTIVVVAVPEGLPLAVTLSLAFAMKKMMNDKALVRHLAACETMGSSTCICSDKTGTLTTNHMAVVKSCICMNVREVSKPLDASSLCSELPDSAVKILLQSIFNNTGGEVVVNKNGKSEILGTPTDTALLEFGLSLGGNFHAERQASKLLKVEPFNSVKKRMGVVLELPEGSLRAHSKGASEIILAACDKVINANGEIVPLDEATINYLNDTINQFANEALRTLCLAYMELENGFSVENPIPVSGYTCIGIVGIKDPVRPGVKESVAVCRSAGITVRMVTGDNINTAKAIARECGILTDDGIAIEGPEFREKSEEEMLKIIPKLQVMARSSPLDKHTLVKHLRTSLGEVVAVTGDGTNDAPALHEADIGLAMGIAGTEVAKESADVIILDDNFSTIVTVAKWGRSVYINIQKFVQFQLTVNVVALIVNFSSACLTGTAPLTAVQLLWVNMIMDTLGALALATEPPNDDLMKRSPVGRKGNFISNVMWRNILGQSVYQFVVIWLLQSKGKGMFGLEGPNSDLILNTLIFNSFVFCQIFNEVSSREMEEIDVLKGILNNYVFVAVLSCTVIFQIIIIEFLGTFANTTPLTFAQWFLSVFIGFLGMPIAAGLKMIPV from the exons GAGAAGTTAAGGGTTGCTGTTATAGTTTCCAAAGCTGCATTTCAATTTATCCAAG GCGTGCAACCAAGTGACTACTCTATACCTGAGGAAGTTAAAGCTGCAGGTTTTGGAATTTGTGGTGAAGAATTGGGATCTATTGTTGAAGGTCATAATTTGGAGAAGCTGAATCTTCATGGTGGAGTAGCTGGTATTGCAGAAAAGCTCTCCACTTCAACCATCAATGGGCTTACTACTGATAGTGATTTGCTGAATCGCAGACAGGAGATTTTTGGAATTAATAAATTTACTGAGAGTGAAGGGCGGAGTTTCTTGGTATTTATTTGGGAAGCCCTTCAAGACCTGACTCTTATGATCCTTGGAGTATGTGCTTTTGTGTCTTTGCTTGTTGGCATAGTTATGGAAGGATGGCCAAAAGGGGCTCATGATGGCCTAGGAATAGTTGCAAGCATCTTGTTGGTTGTTTTTGTCACCGCAACAAGTGATTATCGTCAATCTTTACAATTCAAGGATTTGGACAAGGAACAAAAGAAGATTGCTATTCAGGTTACAAGAAATGGATATAGGCAGAAGATGTCAATATATGATTTACTTCCAGGCGATATTGTACATCTTGCTATCGGTGACCAAGTCCCTGCAGATGGAGTTTTTGTTTCAGGTTTTTCTGTGTTAATTGATGAATCAAGTTTAACTGGGGAGAGCGAGCCAGTAATGGTGACTGCAGAAAATCCTTTTCTTCTATCTGGAACTAAGGTTCGGGATGGATCATGCAAGATGATGGTTACTACTGTTGGGATGAGGACCCAATGGGGAAAATTGATGGAAACTCTTAGTGAAGGTGGAGATGATGAAACCCCATTGCAGGTAAAATTGAATGGAGTGGCAACAATCATCGGTAAGGTTGGACTTTTCTTTGCCATTGTGACTTTTGCAGTGTTGGTGCAAGGATTGATGAGCCGTAAATGGCAAGATGGAACTTACTTGAGGTGGTCTGGAGATGAAGCTTTGAAAATGTTGGAATTTTTCGCTGTTGCTGTTacaattgttgttgttgctgttccAGAAGGGCTTCCATTGGCTGTAACATTGAGCCTTGCCTTTGCCATGAAAAAGATGATGAATGATAAAGCACTTGTGCGCCATTTGGCAGCATGTGAGACTATGGGATCATCCACATGTATTTGTAGCGACAAAACTGGGACACTAACTACCAACCATATGGCAGTTGTAAAATCTTGCATTTGCATGAATGTCAGGGAAGTGAGCAAACCTCTTGATGCTTCCAGCTTGTGCTCTGAACTCCCAGATTCTGCTGTGAAAATTCTGCTACAATCAATATTTAATAATACTGGAGGAGAAGTTGTTGTAAACAAAAATGGCAAATCTGAGATTCTGGGAACACCCACTGATACTGCTTTGTTGGAGTTTGGCTTGTCACTTGGTGGGAATTTTCATGCTGAGAGACAAGCATCTAAACTTCTTAAAGTTGAGCCGTTCAATTCTGTGAAGAAACGGATGGGGGTAGTACTGGAGCTTCCTGAAGGTAGTTTACGAGCCCACAGTAAAGGTGCTTCAGAGATAATATTGGCTGCCTGTGATAAGGTGATCAATGCAAATGGTGAGATTGTTCCCCTTGATGAAGCAACCATTAATTATCTTAATGATACAATTAATCAATTTGCTAATGAGGCACTACGAACTCTCTGCCTTGCTTATATGGAACTAGAAAATGGGTTCTCTGTTGAGAATCCCATCCCAGTTTCGGGGTATACTTGTATAGGAATAGTAGGTATTAAAGATCCTGTACGTCCTGGTGTTAAGGAGTCTGTTGCAGTTTGCCGTTCGGCTGGAATTACTGTACGAATGGTTACAGGAGACAATATTAATACTGCAAAGGCTATAGCTAGGGAGTGCGGGATTCTCACAGATGATGGTATAGCCATTGAAGGTCCAGAATTCCGGGAGAAAAGTGAGGAGGAAATGCTCAAAATAATTCCTAAACTTCAG GTGATGGCTCGATCTTCACCTCTAGACAAGCATACTCTAGTGAAGCACTTGCGTACCTCATTAGGTGAGGTTGTTGCTGTAACTGGTGATGGAACAAATGATGCCCCTGCACTTCATGAAGCCGATATTGGACTAGCAATGGGCATTGCTGGAACTGAG GTGGCTAAAGAAAGTGCTGATGTGATAATTCTGGATGATAATTTCTCCACGATTGTGACAGTGGCCAAATGGGGACGTTCAGTTTAcataaatattcaaaaatttGTACAGTTCCAGCTGACTGTTAATGTGGTTGCATTGATTGTTAACTTCTCTTCAGCTTGTCTAACAG GGACTGCACCCCTCACAGCTGTTCAGCTATTATGGGTCAACATGATCATGGATACATTGGGAGCACTTGCACTTGCAACTGAGCCTCCAAATGATGACCTGATGAAGCGTTCACCAGTTGGAAGGAAAGGGAATTTTATCAGTAATGTCATGTGGAGGAATATCTTAGGGCAGTCTGTATATCAGTTTGTGGTAATTTGGTTGCTTCaatcaaaaggaaaagggatGTTCGGTCTTGAAGGCCCAAATTCTGATCTGATCCTGAACACACTTATTTTCAACTCATTTGTCTTTTGCCAG ATTTTTAATGAAGTAAGCTCACGTGAGATGGAGGAAATAGATGTTCTCAAAGGCATACTGAATAACTACGTTTTTGTGGCCGTCCTCAGTTGCACTGTAATCTTCCAAATCATAATAATTGAGTTCCTGGGAACGTTTGCAAACACAACGCCTCTCACTTTTGCACAGTGGTTCCTTAGTGTCTTCATTGGATTTTTGGGCATGCCAATTGCTGCTGGCTTAAAGATGATCCCTGTATGA
- the LOC142623222 gene encoding uncharacterized protein LOC142623222 gives MQIRWRVYLLLHPTFCNSLASEPCYKRALNKLLDGEKVKFLFAAASTARAQSSVIKIVSTISPDDAAGLFEECMGLVTNCSGISDNVERQAEVRSAHKLFQSCDGFDDMFEALTVRLQKTAYCCHIKFGTEIPKNSFSSTKRKKSMSSGKISAKWKCVGGTKAFDFEKDYSIAVGIAWQIRDLLISEDSRKAILGSQTLEMSFIPIKIISDSLKSASCSAWIANTGHISHSGIYSSCSAYDSSKC, from the coding sequence ATGCAGATCAGATGGAGGGTTTACTTGTTGCTGCATCCTACCTTTTGCAACAGCCTAGCAAGTGAGCCATGTTACAAACGTGCCCTAAACAAGTTACTTGATGGTGAAAAAGTGAAGTTCTTGTTTGCTGCTGCCTCTACTGCACGTGCTCAATCTTCTGTAATTAAAATCGTTTCCACCATTTCTCCAGATGATGCAGCTGGGCTTTTTGAAGAATGCATGGGTTTAGTTACTAATTGTAGTGGTATATCAGATAATGTGGAAAGGCAAGCTGAAGTGAGGTCTGCGCACAAGTTGTTCCAGTCTTGTGATGGATTTGATGATATGTTTGAAGCTCTAACAGTGCGTTTGCAGAAAACTGCCTACTGTTGCCATATAAAATTTGGAACTGAAATACCAAAAAACAGTTTTTCCTCCACAAAAAGGAAGAAATCTATGTCTTCTGGAAAAATTTCAGCTAAATGGAAATGTGTCGGTGGAACAAAGGCATTTGATTTTGAGAAGGATTATTCCATTGCTGTTGGAATAGCATGGCAAATCAGGGACTTGCTTATATCAGAGGATTCTCGGAAGGCTATATTGGGGTCTCAAACTCTAGAAATGTCATTTATTCCAATAAAGATCATATCTGATTCTCTGAAGTCAGCATCGTGCAGTGCATGGATTGCAAATACAGGACACATCTCCCATTCTGGCATATACAGTTCTTGCTCTGCATATGACTCTTCAAAATGTTAG
- the LOC142625348 gene encoding uncharacterized protein LOC142625348 has product MKILSLNCRGLGIPEAVQELRCLISEEGPKILFLFETKLERDGFRRLKRKINFQNGFEVPRIGLGGGLALLWRDNVDVDVQTSSPHHIDALINQNRVVWRFIGFYGHLDTSQRGESWELMRQLNTPFSLLWLLLGDFNEIFHPNEYCGSGSRPYNQIVEFTRAVDDCSLIDLGFSGPKYTWCNRRFEGNLVYARLDRGLYNLEWLNLFPHSKLPHKPFGFFDHMALVAKLHTSAGNSSVKKHRFFQFEAFWMRDPKCEDIIRSSWDTIQWGTPMFRLTQKIKAVRVALLQWGGSNARGLIQSISEKMNLLTSLELELASQRRRSNEIQKLQDVAGNCHTQQTDLERIVTDYFQTMFTSASTGSFHQIVSNVFANRLKQILGEIISECQSAFVVDKVITDNILISFETLHYMKSKRQGNIAHIAFKLDMRISTVSYSVLVNGVPSGFIRPSRGIRGGPQITHLLFADDSLLFGNASISECRTIKEIITSIFFSTNTPLSLREDIRLFLNATANEPLEKYLGLPPIIGRGKKQAFADNKNRIQSKLCSWKGELLSQEGREVLIKSVAQAIPVYPMNCFLLPMSFCDEINSMMGQFCWGQKNEEKKLYWLSWKHLCLAKKDGGLGFRDLRSFNLALLAKQCWRLLHNQDSLFYQVYKAKYFPNTSFLEAAVPTHSLYAWRSITHGQHLIVQGSRWRVGDGSLINIWADKWLPFEINQKFLS; this is encoded by the exons ATGAAAATCCTAAGCCTCAATTGCCGTGGGCTTGGGATCCCAGAGGCAGTACAAGAACTCCGCTGTCTGATAAGCGAAGAAGGTCCCAagattctctttctctttgaaaCTAAGCTGGAAAGGGATGGTTTTAGAAGATTAaagaggaaaataaattttcagaATGGGTTTGAAGTTCCTAGAATCGGTTTGGGGGGTGGTTTAGCCCTGCTGTGGCGGGATAATGTGGATGTTGATGTCCAAACATCATCTCCACACCATATTGATGCTCTTATAAATCAGAATAGGGTTGTTTGGCGCTTTATTGGTTTTTATGGACATCTTGATACATCACAGAGAGGTGAATCATGGGAGTTAATGCGTCAATTAAACACACCGTTCTCTCTCTTGTGGCTTTTACTAGGAGATTTTAACGAGATCTTTCATCCTAATGAGTATTGTGGAAGTGGTTCTCGACCTTACAATCAAATTGTAGAATTTACCAGGGCTGTAGATGATTGTTCTTTAATTGATTTGGGTTTTAGTGGTCCAAAATACACATGGTGCAACAGAAGGTTCGAAGGTAATCTGGTCTATGCAAGACTTGACCGTGGCTTGTATAATCTGGAGTGGCTAAATTTATTTCCACATTCCAAACTGCCACATAAACCATTTGGTTTCTTTGATCACATGGCTTTGGTGGCAAAACTTCATACATCAGCTGGAAACTCTTCTGTTAAGAAACACAGATTCTTTCAGTTTGAGGCATTTTGGATGCGTGACCCAAAATGTGAGGACATTATCAGATCTAGTTGGGATACAATACAATGGGGTACTCCAATGTTTCGGTTAACACAGAAGATCAAAGCAGTCAGAGTGGCCCTTCTCCAATGGGGTGGCAGTAATGCAAGGGGCCTTATACAATCTATATCAGAGAAGATGAATTTACTCACAAGTTTGGAGCTTGAAT TGGCTTCACAGAGAAGAAGGAGTAATGAGATCCAAAAACTTCAAGACGTAGCAGGAAACTGTCACACTCAACAAACAGATTTGGAGAGGATAGTTACTGATTACTTCCAGACAATGTTCACTAGTGCTTCTACAGGTTCTTTTCATCAG ATTGTCTCTAATGTCTTTGCCAACAGACTTAAGCAGATCCTTGGTGAAATCATATCCGAATGTCAGAGTGCTTTTGTAGTAGACAAAGTGATCACAGATAATATCCTTATATCTTTTGAGACTTTGCACTACATGAAGTCTAAAAGGCAAGGGAATATTGCACATATAGCTTTCAAGCTTGACATGA GGATTTCAACTGTATCCTATTCTGTCTTGGTAAATGGAGTTCCTTCAGGCTTTATCAGACCTTCTCGAGGCATTCG GGGAGGCCCTCAAATCACCCATCTCCTATTTGCGGATGATAGCTTACTGTTTGGTAATGCTTCTATATCGGAATGTCGCACCATCAAGGAAATTATTACCTCAATATTTTTCAGCACTAACACTCCTCTCTCATTAAGGGAAGATATCAGGCTTTTCTTAAATGCTACTGCCAATGAGCcacttgaaaaatatttggggtTACCTCCCATTATTGGGAGAGGGAAGAAACAAGCTTTTGCAGACAACAAGAATAGAATCCAATCAAAGTTGTGCAGTTGGAAGGGCGAGCTTCTATCACAGGAGGGCAGAGAGGTGCTTATCAAATCAGTAGCTCAAGCTATCCCAGTGTATCCTATGAACTGTTTTCTCCTTCCCATGAGTTTTTGTGATGAGATCAATTCGATGATGGGACAATTCTGTTGGGGTCAGAAAAATGAGGAAAAGAAACTGTATTGGTTGAGTTGGAAGCACCtatgtttagcaaaaaaagatGGCGGTTTGGGATTTCGAGATCTTAGAAGTTTTAATTTAGCCTTGCTAGCTAAACAGTGTTGGAGGCTTCTGCACAATCAAGACTCCTTATTCTACCAAGTTTATAAAGCCAAGTATTTTCCCAATACTTCCTTTTTAGAAGCTGCTGTTCCTACTCATTCTTTGTATGCTTGGAGAAGCATTACTCATGGGCAACATCTTATCGTTCAAGGGAGTCGATGGAGAGTGGGTGATGGCTCTTTGATTAATATTTGGGCAGATAAATGGCTTCCCTTTGAAATCAATCAGAAGTTTCTCTCCTAG
- the LOC142626162 gene encoding cyclin-D5-1-like isoform X2, whose translation MGISDTPFSPRNLLCQENPDACFKEQQQEEKEDDPCLFPESEDEYYIQCLLQRETTAFGSKSCCTGCSTTTSTLLKRVRLDCIEWIFNTRASLDFRFLTAYLSVTYFDRFFSKKPLGDWMIWAIRLLSLACLSLAAKMEQSTVTPLSAYKVQDYDFDNQQIQRAELLVLSTLEWKMGSITPFSYMSYFINKFCGEYKPEGLCSRVVELFMAVTKEINLMDHRPSIIAAAAVLVAIDAQLTKEAVELRISPIALWGSQENEHIFSCYNMMQDIEKRIVKTPTSVVPPHSAAGTRRRLNFNEQHCPVKRIHRL comes from the exons ATGGGGATCTCCGACACTCCGTTTTCTCCACGTAATCTCTTGTGCCAAGAAAACCCAGATGCTTGCTTTaaagaacaacaacaagaagaaaaagaggacGACCCATGTTTGTTTCCAGAGAGTGAAGATGAGTACTATATTCAATGCTTGCTTCAGAGAGAAACTACTGCTTTTGGATCCAAAAGCTGCTGTACTGGTTGCTCGACCACAACCTCAACCTTGTTGAAGCGTGTTCGTTTGGATTGCATTGAGTGGATTTTCAAT ACACGGGCATCCTTGGATTTCCGATTCCTCACTGCTTATTTGTCCGTGACTTACTTTGATCGGTTTTTTTCAAAGAAACCCCTTGGT GATTGGATGATTTGGGCTATTCGATTATTATCCCTGGCATGCTTATCTTTGGCAGCAAAGATGGAGCAATCTACAGTGACGCCACTATCAGCATATAAGGTACAAGATTATGATTTTGACAACCAGCAGATTCAGAGAGCAGAGCTATTGGTTTTAAGTACTTTGGAATGGAAAATGGGTTCAATAACTCCTTTTTCTTATATGAGTTACTTCATCAATAAGTTCTGTGGTGAATATAAACCGGAAGGATTGTGCTCTAGAGTTGTGGAACTTTTTATGGCTGTCACAAAAG AGATTAATTTAATGGATCATCGACCATCTATTATAGCGGCAGCTGCAGTGTTAGTAGCAATTGATGCTCAATTAACAAAAGAAGCAGTGGAACTCAGGATAAGTCCGATCGCATTGTGGGGGTCTCAAGAAAAT GAACATATTTTTTCCTGTTATAATATGATGCAGGACATAGAGAAGCGAATAGTTAAGACACCCACATCAGTAGTTCCCCCGCATTCTGCTGCTGGCACTAGAAGAAGACTTAATTTCAATGAGCAACATTGCCCGGTTAAGAGAATCCACCGGTTATAG
- the LOC142626162 gene encoding cyclin-D5-1-like isoform X1, whose protein sequence is MGISDTPFSPRNLLCQENPDACFKEQQQEEKEDDPCLFPESEDEYYIQCLLQRETTAFGSKSCCTGCSTTTSTLLKRVRLDCIEWIFNTRASLDFRFLTAYLSVTYFDRFFSKKPLGDWMIWAIRLLSLACLSLAAKMEQSTVTPLSAYKVQDYDFDNQQIQRAELLVLSTLEWKMGSITPFSYMSYFINKFCGEYKPEGLCSRVVELFMAVTKVFDAEINLMDHRPSIIAAAAVLVAIDAQLTKEAVELRISPIALWGSQENEHIFSCYNMMQDIEKRIVKTPTSVVPPHSAAGTRRRLNFNEQHCPVKRIHRL, encoded by the exons ATGGGGATCTCCGACACTCCGTTTTCTCCACGTAATCTCTTGTGCCAAGAAAACCCAGATGCTTGCTTTaaagaacaacaacaagaagaaaaagaggacGACCCATGTTTGTTTCCAGAGAGTGAAGATGAGTACTATATTCAATGCTTGCTTCAGAGAGAAACTACTGCTTTTGGATCCAAAAGCTGCTGTACTGGTTGCTCGACCACAACCTCAACCTTGTTGAAGCGTGTTCGTTTGGATTGCATTGAGTGGATTTTCAAT ACACGGGCATCCTTGGATTTCCGATTCCTCACTGCTTATTTGTCCGTGACTTACTTTGATCGGTTTTTTTCAAAGAAACCCCTTGGT GATTGGATGATTTGGGCTATTCGATTATTATCCCTGGCATGCTTATCTTTGGCAGCAAAGATGGAGCAATCTACAGTGACGCCACTATCAGCATATAAGGTACAAGATTATGATTTTGACAACCAGCAGATTCAGAGAGCAGAGCTATTGGTTTTAAGTACTTTGGAATGGAAAATGGGTTCAATAACTCCTTTTTCTTATATGAGTTACTTCATCAATAAGTTCTGTGGTGAATATAAACCGGAAGGATTGTGCTCTAGAGTTGTGGAACTTTTTATGGCTGTCACAAAAG TCTTTGATGCAGAGATTAATTTAATGGATCATCGACCATCTATTATAGCGGCAGCTGCAGTGTTAGTAGCAATTGATGCTCAATTAACAAAAGAAGCAGTGGAACTCAGGATAAGTCCGATCGCATTGTGGGGGTCTCAAGAAAAT GAACATATTTTTTCCTGTTATAATATGATGCAGGACATAGAGAAGCGAATAGTTAAGACACCCACATCAGTAGTTCCCCCGCATTCTGCTGCTGGCACTAGAAGAAGACTTAATTTCAATGAGCAACATTGCCCGGTTAAGAGAATCCACCGGTTATAG